A genomic region of Zalophus californianus isolate mZalCal1 chromosome 1, mZalCal1.pri.v2, whole genome shotgun sequence contains the following coding sequences:
- the USP16 gene encoding ubiquitin carboxyl-terminal hydrolase 16 isoform X1: protein MGKKRTKGKTVPIDDSSESLEPMCRHIRKGLEQGNLKRALLNVEWNICQDCKTDNKVKDKSEEETEENPSVWLCLKCGHQGCGRDSQEQHALKHYMTPRSEPHCLVLSLDNWSVWCYLCDDEVQYCSSNRLGQVVDFVRKQADITTPKSAAKDGNIELENKKLEKESKNEQERDKKENMAKENPSTNSASQITVKGLSNLGNTCFFNAVMQNLSQTPVLRELLKEVKMSGTIVKIEPPDLALTEPLEINLEPPGPLTLAMSQFLNEMQETKKGIVTPKELFSQVCKKAVRFKGYQQQDSQELLRYLLDGMRAEEQQRVSKGILKAFGNSTEKLDEELKNKVKDYEKKKSVPSFVDRIFGGELTSTIMCDECRTVSLVHESFLDLSLPVLDDQSGKKSINDKNLKKTMEDEDKESEEEKDNDSYMKERNDIPSGTSKHLQKKAKKQAKKQAKNQRRQQKIQGKVLHLNDICTIDHPEDNECEVGMSLQGEVDVKSNHISEEEVIHKEYCINQKDLNGQEKMVESETDNQKSTEEIDMNNVNMDNDLEVLASSPADCSRNLNGAYLTEGSGEVDISSGFKNLNLNAALQPDEINIEILNESHSPGTKVYEVVNEDPETAFCTLANREAFHTDECSIQHCLYQFTRNEKLREANKLLCEVCTRRQFSGPKANIKGERKHVYTNAKKQMLISLAPPVLTLHLKRFQQAGFNLRKVNKHIKFPEILDLAPFCTLKCKNVAEENTRVLYSLYGVVEHSGTMRSGHYTAYAKTRAANSHLSNLVLHGDIPQDFEMQSTKGQWFHISDTHVQAVPTAKVLNSQAYLLFYERVL from the exons GGCTGTGGCAGAGATTCTCAGGAGCAACATGCCTTGAAGCACTATATGACACCAAGATCTGAACCTCATTGTCTGGTTCTCAGTTTGGACAACTGGAGTGTATG GTGTTACCTATGTGATGATGAAGTCCAGTATTGTAGTTCAAACAGATTGGGTCAGGTGGTTGATTTTGTTAGAAAACAAGCTGATATTACAACTCCAAAATCag cagcaAAAGATGGTAACAttgaacttgaaaataaaaaattagaaaaggagagtaaaaatgaacaagagcgagataaaaaggaaaacatggctAAAGAAAATCCTTCCACGAATTCTGCTTCCCAAATAACTGTGAAAGGACTCAGTAATTTGGGAAATACATGTTTCTTCAATGCAGTTATGCAG AATTTGTCACAAACACCGGTGCTGAGAGAACtactaaaagaagtaaaaatgtccGGAACAATTGTAAAAATTGAACCACCCGATTTGGCACTAACT GAACCCTTAGAAATAAACCTTGAGCCTCCAGGCCCTCTTACTTTAGCCATGAGCCAGTTTCTTAATGAGATGCAAGAGACCAAAAAGGGAATCGTGACACCTAAAGAACTCTTTTCTCAGGTCTGTAAAAA agCAGTACGGTTTAAAGGCTATCAGCAGCAAGACAGCCAGGAGCTGCTTCGCTATTTATTGGATGGAATGAGAGCAGAAGAACAACAA agAGTGAGTAAAGGAATTCTTAAAGCATTTGGTAATTCTACTGAAAAATTGGatgaagaactaaaaaataaagttaaag attatgaaaagaaaaaatctgtacCAAGTTTTGTGGACCGCATCTTTGGTGGTGAACTAACTAGTACAATCATGTGTGATGAATGTAGAACT GTCTCCTTGGTTCATGAATctttccttgatttgtctctacCAGTTTTAGATGATCAG AGTGGTAAGAAaagtataaatgataaaaatttgaaaaagacgATGGAGGATGAAGATAAAGAGAGCGAGGAGGAGAAAGATAATGACAGTTACATGAAAGAGAGGAATGACATTCCTTCGGGAACAAGTAAGCACTtacagaagaaagcaaagaagcaagCCAAAAAGCAAGCCAAG AACCAACGAAGACaacaaaaaattcaaggaaaagtTCTTCATTTAAATGATATCTGTACCATTGACCATCCTGAAGATAATGAATGTGAGGTTGGAATGTCACTTCAGGGAGAAGTGGATGTTAAATCCAACCATATTTCAGAAGAGGAAGTTATACATAAAGAATATTGTATTAATCAGAAAGATTTGAATGGCCAAGAAAAAATGGTAGAAAGTGAAACTGACAATCAAAAATCCACAGAAGAAATAGATATGAACAATGTCAACATGGATAATGATCTGGAGGTTTTGGCATCTTCTCCCGCTGACTGTTCTAGGAATTTAAATGGTGCCTATCTAACAGAAGGGAGTGGTGAAGTGGACATTTCCAGTGGTTTCAAAAACCTTAACTTGAATGCTGCTCTTCAACCTGACGAAATAAATATAGAGATTCTGAATGAGAGTCATTCTCCTGGGACCAAGGTATATGAAGTTGTAAACGAAGATCCAGAAACTGCTTTCTGTACTCTTGCGAACAGGGAAGCTTTCCATACTGATGAGTGCTCAATCCAACATTGTTTATATCAGTTCACCCGAAACGAGAAACTTCGAGAGGCAAATAAACTGCTTTGCGAAGTATGCACCCGGAGACAGTTTAGTGGACCAAAGGCAAACATAAAAG gtGAAAGGAAACATGTTTATACCAATGCCAAAAAGCAGATGCTGATTTCTCTTGCTCCTCCTGTTCTCACTCTTCATTTAAAGAGATTTCAGCAG gcTGGTTTTAACCTACGCAAAGttaacaaacacataaaatttcCGGAAATCTTAGATTTGGCTCCTTTTTGTACCCTCAAGTGTAAG AATGTCGCTGAAGAAAATACAAGGGTACTGTATTCCTTATATGGAGTCGTTGAACACAGTGGTACCATGAGGTCAGGGCATTATACTGCCTATGCCAAGACCAGAGCTGCGAATAGTCATCTCTCTAATCTCGTTCTCCATGGTGACATTCCACAAG ATTTTGAAATGCAGTCAACCAAAGGGCAGTGGTTTCACATCAGTGATACACATGTGCAAGCTGTGCCTACAGCGAAAGTACTGAACTCACAAGCGTACCTCCTGTTTTATGAGAGAGTGTTGTAA
- the USP16 gene encoding ubiquitin carboxyl-terminal hydrolase 16 isoform X3, with protein MGAVAVEPMCRHIRKGLEQGNLKRALLNVEWNICQDCKTDNKVKDKSEEETEENPSVWLCLKCGHQGCGRDSQEQHALKHYMTPRSEPHCLVLSLDNWSVWCYLCDDEVQYCSSNRLGQVVDFVRKQADITTPKSAAKDGNIELENKKLEKESKNEQERDKKENMAKENPSTNSASQITVKGLSNLGNTCFFNAVMQNLSQTPVLRELLKEVKMSGTIVKIEPPDLALTEPLEINLEPPGPLTLAMSQFLNEMQETKKGIVTPKELFSQVCKKAVRFKGYQQQDSQELLRYLLDGMRAEEQQRVSKGILKAFGNSTEKLDEELKNKVKDYEKKKSVPSFVDRIFGGELTSTIMCDECRTVSLVHESFLDLSLPVLDDQSGKKSINDKNLKKTMEDEDKESEEEKDNDSYMKERNDIPSGTSKHLQKKAKKQAKKQAKNQRRQQKIQGKVLHLNDICTIDHPEDNECEVGMSLQGEVDVKSNHISEEEVIHKEYCINQKDLNGQEKMVESETDNQKSTEEIDMNNVNMDNDLEVLASSPADCSRNLNGAYLTEGSGEVDISSGFKNLNLNAALQPDEINIEILNESHSPGTKVYEVVNEDPETAFCTLANREAFHTDECSIQHCLYQFTRNEKLREANKLLCEVCTRRQFSGPKANIKGERKHVYTNAKKQMLISLAPPVLTLHLKRFQQAGFNLRKVNKHIKFPEILDLAPFCTLKCKNVAEENTRVLYSLYGVVEHSGTMRSGHYTAYAKTRAANSHLSNLVLHGDIPQDFEMQSTKGQWFHISDTHVQAVPTAKVLNSQAYLLFYERVL; from the exons GGCTGTGGCAGAGATTCTCAGGAGCAACATGCCTTGAAGCACTATATGACACCAAGATCTGAACCTCATTGTCTGGTTCTCAGTTTGGACAACTGGAGTGTATG GTGTTACCTATGTGATGATGAAGTCCAGTATTGTAGTTCAAACAGATTGGGTCAGGTGGTTGATTTTGTTAGAAAACAAGCTGATATTACAACTCCAAAATCag cagcaAAAGATGGTAACAttgaacttgaaaataaaaaattagaaaaggagagtaaaaatgaacaagagcgagataaaaaggaaaacatggctAAAGAAAATCCTTCCACGAATTCTGCTTCCCAAATAACTGTGAAAGGACTCAGTAATTTGGGAAATACATGTTTCTTCAATGCAGTTATGCAG AATTTGTCACAAACACCGGTGCTGAGAGAACtactaaaagaagtaaaaatgtccGGAACAATTGTAAAAATTGAACCACCCGATTTGGCACTAACT GAACCCTTAGAAATAAACCTTGAGCCTCCAGGCCCTCTTACTTTAGCCATGAGCCAGTTTCTTAATGAGATGCAAGAGACCAAAAAGGGAATCGTGACACCTAAAGAACTCTTTTCTCAGGTCTGTAAAAA agCAGTACGGTTTAAAGGCTATCAGCAGCAAGACAGCCAGGAGCTGCTTCGCTATTTATTGGATGGAATGAGAGCAGAAGAACAACAA agAGTGAGTAAAGGAATTCTTAAAGCATTTGGTAATTCTACTGAAAAATTGGatgaagaactaaaaaataaagttaaag attatgaaaagaaaaaatctgtacCAAGTTTTGTGGACCGCATCTTTGGTGGTGAACTAACTAGTACAATCATGTGTGATGAATGTAGAACT GTCTCCTTGGTTCATGAATctttccttgatttgtctctacCAGTTTTAGATGATCAG AGTGGTAAGAAaagtataaatgataaaaatttgaaaaagacgATGGAGGATGAAGATAAAGAGAGCGAGGAGGAGAAAGATAATGACAGTTACATGAAAGAGAGGAATGACATTCCTTCGGGAACAAGTAAGCACTtacagaagaaagcaaagaagcaagCCAAAAAGCAAGCCAAG AACCAACGAAGACaacaaaaaattcaaggaaaagtTCTTCATTTAAATGATATCTGTACCATTGACCATCCTGAAGATAATGAATGTGAGGTTGGAATGTCACTTCAGGGAGAAGTGGATGTTAAATCCAACCATATTTCAGAAGAGGAAGTTATACATAAAGAATATTGTATTAATCAGAAAGATTTGAATGGCCAAGAAAAAATGGTAGAAAGTGAAACTGACAATCAAAAATCCACAGAAGAAATAGATATGAACAATGTCAACATGGATAATGATCTGGAGGTTTTGGCATCTTCTCCCGCTGACTGTTCTAGGAATTTAAATGGTGCCTATCTAACAGAAGGGAGTGGTGAAGTGGACATTTCCAGTGGTTTCAAAAACCTTAACTTGAATGCTGCTCTTCAACCTGACGAAATAAATATAGAGATTCTGAATGAGAGTCATTCTCCTGGGACCAAGGTATATGAAGTTGTAAACGAAGATCCAGAAACTGCTTTCTGTACTCTTGCGAACAGGGAAGCTTTCCATACTGATGAGTGCTCAATCCAACATTGTTTATATCAGTTCACCCGAAACGAGAAACTTCGAGAGGCAAATAAACTGCTTTGCGAAGTATGCACCCGGAGACAGTTTAGTGGACCAAAGGCAAACATAAAAG gtGAAAGGAAACATGTTTATACCAATGCCAAAAAGCAGATGCTGATTTCTCTTGCTCCTCCTGTTCTCACTCTTCATTTAAAGAGATTTCAGCAG gcTGGTTTTAACCTACGCAAAGttaacaaacacataaaatttcCGGAAATCTTAGATTTGGCTCCTTTTTGTACCCTCAAGTGTAAG AATGTCGCTGAAGAAAATACAAGGGTACTGTATTCCTTATATGGAGTCGTTGAACACAGTGGTACCATGAGGTCAGGGCATTATACTGCCTATGCCAAGACCAGAGCTGCGAATAGTCATCTCTCTAATCTCGTTCTCCATGGTGACATTCCACAAG ATTTTGAAATGCAGTCAACCAAAGGGCAGTGGTTTCACATCAGTGATACACATGTGCAAGCTGTGCCTACAGCGAAAGTACTGAACTCACAAGCGTACCTCCTGTTTTATGAGAGAGTGTTGTAA
- the USP16 gene encoding ubiquitin carboxyl-terminal hydrolase 16 isoform X4 has protein sequence MGAVAVEPMCRHIRKGLEQGNLKRALLNVEWNICQDCKTDNKVKDKSEEETEENPSVWLCLKCGHQGCGRDSQEQHALKHYMTPRSEPHCLVLSLDNWSVWCYLCDDEVQYCSSNRLGQVVDFVRKQADITTPKSAKDGNIELENKKLEKESKNEQERDKKENMAKENPSTNSASQITVKGLSNLGNTCFFNAVMQNLSQTPVLRELLKEVKMSGTIVKIEPPDLALTEPLEINLEPPGPLTLAMSQFLNEMQETKKGIVTPKELFSQVCKKAVRFKGYQQQDSQELLRYLLDGMRAEEQQRVSKGILKAFGNSTEKLDEELKNKVKDYEKKKSVPSFVDRIFGGELTSTIMCDECRTVSLVHESFLDLSLPVLDDQSGKKSINDKNLKKTMEDEDKESEEEKDNDSYMKERNDIPSGTSKHLQKKAKKQAKKQAKNQRRQQKIQGKVLHLNDICTIDHPEDNECEVGMSLQGEVDVKSNHISEEEVIHKEYCINQKDLNGQEKMVESETDNQKSTEEIDMNNVNMDNDLEVLASSPADCSRNLNGAYLTEGSGEVDISSGFKNLNLNAALQPDEINIEILNESHSPGTKVYEVVNEDPETAFCTLANREAFHTDECSIQHCLYQFTRNEKLREANKLLCEVCTRRQFSGPKANIKGERKHVYTNAKKQMLISLAPPVLTLHLKRFQQAGFNLRKVNKHIKFPEILDLAPFCTLKCKNVAEENTRVLYSLYGVVEHSGTMRSGHYTAYAKTRAANSHLSNLVLHGDIPQDFEMQSTKGQWFHISDTHVQAVPTAKVLNSQAYLLFYERVL, from the exons GGCTGTGGCAGAGATTCTCAGGAGCAACATGCCTTGAAGCACTATATGACACCAAGATCTGAACCTCATTGTCTGGTTCTCAGTTTGGACAACTGGAGTGTATG GTGTTACCTATGTGATGATGAAGTCCAGTATTGTAGTTCAAACAGATTGGGTCAGGTGGTTGATTTTGTTAGAAAACAAGCTGATATTACAACTCCAAAATCag caAAAGATGGTAACAttgaacttgaaaataaaaaattagaaaaggagagtaaaaatgaacaagagcgagataaaaaggaaaacatggctAAAGAAAATCCTTCCACGAATTCTGCTTCCCAAATAACTGTGAAAGGACTCAGTAATTTGGGAAATACATGTTTCTTCAATGCAGTTATGCAG AATTTGTCACAAACACCGGTGCTGAGAGAACtactaaaagaagtaaaaatgtccGGAACAATTGTAAAAATTGAACCACCCGATTTGGCACTAACT GAACCCTTAGAAATAAACCTTGAGCCTCCAGGCCCTCTTACTTTAGCCATGAGCCAGTTTCTTAATGAGATGCAAGAGACCAAAAAGGGAATCGTGACACCTAAAGAACTCTTTTCTCAGGTCTGTAAAAA agCAGTACGGTTTAAAGGCTATCAGCAGCAAGACAGCCAGGAGCTGCTTCGCTATTTATTGGATGGAATGAGAGCAGAAGAACAACAA agAGTGAGTAAAGGAATTCTTAAAGCATTTGGTAATTCTACTGAAAAATTGGatgaagaactaaaaaataaagttaaag attatgaaaagaaaaaatctgtacCAAGTTTTGTGGACCGCATCTTTGGTGGTGAACTAACTAGTACAATCATGTGTGATGAATGTAGAACT GTCTCCTTGGTTCATGAATctttccttgatttgtctctacCAGTTTTAGATGATCAG AGTGGTAAGAAaagtataaatgataaaaatttgaaaaagacgATGGAGGATGAAGATAAAGAGAGCGAGGAGGAGAAAGATAATGACAGTTACATGAAAGAGAGGAATGACATTCCTTCGGGAACAAGTAAGCACTtacagaagaaagcaaagaagcaagCCAAAAAGCAAGCCAAG AACCAACGAAGACaacaaaaaattcaaggaaaagtTCTTCATTTAAATGATATCTGTACCATTGACCATCCTGAAGATAATGAATGTGAGGTTGGAATGTCACTTCAGGGAGAAGTGGATGTTAAATCCAACCATATTTCAGAAGAGGAAGTTATACATAAAGAATATTGTATTAATCAGAAAGATTTGAATGGCCAAGAAAAAATGGTAGAAAGTGAAACTGACAATCAAAAATCCACAGAAGAAATAGATATGAACAATGTCAACATGGATAATGATCTGGAGGTTTTGGCATCTTCTCCCGCTGACTGTTCTAGGAATTTAAATGGTGCCTATCTAACAGAAGGGAGTGGTGAAGTGGACATTTCCAGTGGTTTCAAAAACCTTAACTTGAATGCTGCTCTTCAACCTGACGAAATAAATATAGAGATTCTGAATGAGAGTCATTCTCCTGGGACCAAGGTATATGAAGTTGTAAACGAAGATCCAGAAACTGCTTTCTGTACTCTTGCGAACAGGGAAGCTTTCCATACTGATGAGTGCTCAATCCAACATTGTTTATATCAGTTCACCCGAAACGAGAAACTTCGAGAGGCAAATAAACTGCTTTGCGAAGTATGCACCCGGAGACAGTTTAGTGGACCAAAGGCAAACATAAAAG gtGAAAGGAAACATGTTTATACCAATGCCAAAAAGCAGATGCTGATTTCTCTTGCTCCTCCTGTTCTCACTCTTCATTTAAAGAGATTTCAGCAG gcTGGTTTTAACCTACGCAAAGttaacaaacacataaaatttcCGGAAATCTTAGATTTGGCTCCTTTTTGTACCCTCAAGTGTAAG AATGTCGCTGAAGAAAATACAAGGGTACTGTATTCCTTATATGGAGTCGTTGAACACAGTGGTACCATGAGGTCAGGGCATTATACTGCCTATGCCAAGACCAGAGCTGCGAATAGTCATCTCTCTAATCTCGTTCTCCATGGTGACATTCCACAAG ATTTTGAAATGCAGTCAACCAAAGGGCAGTGGTTTCACATCAGTGATACACATGTGCAAGCTGTGCCTACAGCGAAAGTACTGAACTCACAAGCGTACCTCCTGTTTTATGAGAGAGTGTTGTAA
- the USP16 gene encoding ubiquitin carboxyl-terminal hydrolase 16 isoform X6, with protein sequence MQLWALSPWGCGRDSQEQHALKHYMTPRSEPHCLVLSLDNWSVWCYLCDDEVQYCSSNRLGQVVDFVRKQADITTPKSAAKDGNIELENKKLEKESKNEQERDKKENMAKENPSTNSASQITVKGLSNLGNTCFFNAVMQNLSQTPVLRELLKEVKMSGTIVKIEPPDLALTEPLEINLEPPGPLTLAMSQFLNEMQETKKGIVTPKELFSQVCKKAVRFKGYQQQDSQELLRYLLDGMRAEEQQRVSKGILKAFGNSTEKLDEELKNKVKDYEKKKSVPSFVDRIFGGELTSTIMCDECRTVSLVHESFLDLSLPVLDDQSGKKSINDKNLKKTMEDEDKESEEEKDNDSYMKERNDIPSGTSKHLQKKAKKQAKKQAKNQRRQQKIQGKVLHLNDICTIDHPEDNECEVGMSLQGEVDVKSNHISEEEVIHKEYCINQKDLNGQEKMVESETDNQKSTEEIDMNNVNMDNDLEVLASSPADCSRNLNGAYLTEGSGEVDISSGFKNLNLNAALQPDEINIEILNESHSPGTKVYEVVNEDPETAFCTLANREAFHTDECSIQHCLYQFTRNEKLREANKLLCEVCTRRQFSGPKANIKGERKHVYTNAKKQMLISLAPPVLTLHLKRFQQAGFNLRKVNKHIKFPEILDLAPFCTLKCKNVAEENTRVLYSLYGVVEHSGTMRSGHYTAYAKTRAANSHLSNLVLHGDIPQDFEMQSTKGQWFHISDTHVQAVPTAKVLNSQAYLLFYERVL encoded by the exons GGCTGTGGCAGAGATTCTCAGGAGCAACATGCCTTGAAGCACTATATGACACCAAGATCTGAACCTCATTGTCTGGTTCTCAGTTTGGACAACTGGAGTGTATG GTGTTACCTATGTGATGATGAAGTCCAGTATTGTAGTTCAAACAGATTGGGTCAGGTGGTTGATTTTGTTAGAAAACAAGCTGATATTACAACTCCAAAATCag cagcaAAAGATGGTAACAttgaacttgaaaataaaaaattagaaaaggagagtaaaaatgaacaagagcgagataaaaaggaaaacatggctAAAGAAAATCCTTCCACGAATTCTGCTTCCCAAATAACTGTGAAAGGACTCAGTAATTTGGGAAATACATGTTTCTTCAATGCAGTTATGCAG AATTTGTCACAAACACCGGTGCTGAGAGAACtactaaaagaagtaaaaatgtccGGAACAATTGTAAAAATTGAACCACCCGATTTGGCACTAACT GAACCCTTAGAAATAAACCTTGAGCCTCCAGGCCCTCTTACTTTAGCCATGAGCCAGTTTCTTAATGAGATGCAAGAGACCAAAAAGGGAATCGTGACACCTAAAGAACTCTTTTCTCAGGTCTGTAAAAA agCAGTACGGTTTAAAGGCTATCAGCAGCAAGACAGCCAGGAGCTGCTTCGCTATTTATTGGATGGAATGAGAGCAGAAGAACAACAA agAGTGAGTAAAGGAATTCTTAAAGCATTTGGTAATTCTACTGAAAAATTGGatgaagaactaaaaaataaagttaaag attatgaaaagaaaaaatctgtacCAAGTTTTGTGGACCGCATCTTTGGTGGTGAACTAACTAGTACAATCATGTGTGATGAATGTAGAACT GTCTCCTTGGTTCATGAATctttccttgatttgtctctacCAGTTTTAGATGATCAG AGTGGTAAGAAaagtataaatgataaaaatttgaaaaagacgATGGAGGATGAAGATAAAGAGAGCGAGGAGGAGAAAGATAATGACAGTTACATGAAAGAGAGGAATGACATTCCTTCGGGAACAAGTAAGCACTtacagaagaaagcaaagaagcaagCCAAAAAGCAAGCCAAG AACCAACGAAGACaacaaaaaattcaaggaaaagtTCTTCATTTAAATGATATCTGTACCATTGACCATCCTGAAGATAATGAATGTGAGGTTGGAATGTCACTTCAGGGAGAAGTGGATGTTAAATCCAACCATATTTCAGAAGAGGAAGTTATACATAAAGAATATTGTATTAATCAGAAAGATTTGAATGGCCAAGAAAAAATGGTAGAAAGTGAAACTGACAATCAAAAATCCACAGAAGAAATAGATATGAACAATGTCAACATGGATAATGATCTGGAGGTTTTGGCATCTTCTCCCGCTGACTGTTCTAGGAATTTAAATGGTGCCTATCTAACAGAAGGGAGTGGTGAAGTGGACATTTCCAGTGGTTTCAAAAACCTTAACTTGAATGCTGCTCTTCAACCTGACGAAATAAATATAGAGATTCTGAATGAGAGTCATTCTCCTGGGACCAAGGTATATGAAGTTGTAAACGAAGATCCAGAAACTGCTTTCTGTACTCTTGCGAACAGGGAAGCTTTCCATACTGATGAGTGCTCAATCCAACATTGTTTATATCAGTTCACCCGAAACGAGAAACTTCGAGAGGCAAATAAACTGCTTTGCGAAGTATGCACCCGGAGACAGTTTAGTGGACCAAAGGCAAACATAAAAG gtGAAAGGAAACATGTTTATACCAATGCCAAAAAGCAGATGCTGATTTCTCTTGCTCCTCCTGTTCTCACTCTTCATTTAAAGAGATTTCAGCAG gcTGGTTTTAACCTACGCAAAGttaacaaacacataaaatttcCGGAAATCTTAGATTTGGCTCCTTTTTGTACCCTCAAGTGTAAG AATGTCGCTGAAGAAAATACAAGGGTACTGTATTCCTTATATGGAGTCGTTGAACACAGTGGTACCATGAGGTCAGGGCATTATACTGCCTATGCCAAGACCAGAGCTGCGAATAGTCATCTCTCTAATCTCGTTCTCCATGGTGACATTCCACAAG ATTTTGAAATGCAGTCAACCAAAGGGCAGTGGTTTCACATCAGTGATACACATGTGCAAGCTGTGCCTACAGCGAAAGTACTGAACTCACAAGCGTACCTCCTGTTTTATGAGAGAGTGTTGTAA